In Candidatus Methanomethylophilus alvi Mx1201, a genomic segment contains:
- the metA gene encoding homoserine O-acetyltransferase MetA produces the protein MPIKVPNDLPAATVLENENMFVMRENRAASQDIRPLDLLILNLMPTKVETEIQIMRLLSNSPLQVNVRLLQMSSHVSKNTSQEYLDRFYDRFDDVKSRKWDGMIITGAPVENIDFEEVDYWDELCQIMEWSKKNVFSTLHICWGAQAGLNYHYGIPKYPLESKMSGVFAHKAIVRDDPLLRGCDDIFWFPHSRHTEVRAEDIIRNPHLHIIAVSDEAGVGIVVSENSGQVFVTGHMEYDAKTLSYEYYRDLGKGMNPHIPYHYFPDDDPSKDPVMNWRSTANLIFTNWLNYYVYQRVPYDINEIGKDSE, from the coding sequence ATGCCGATAAAAGTACCGAACGACCTTCCGGCCGCGACAGTTCTCGAGAACGAGAACATGTTCGTCATGCGCGAGAACCGCGCGGCCTCGCAGGACATACGTCCGTTGGACCTGCTGATACTGAACCTCATGCCCACCAAGGTGGAGACGGAGATCCAGATAATGAGGCTCCTGTCCAACAGCCCCCTCCAGGTCAACGTACGTCTCCTGCAGATGTCCTCCCATGTGTCGAAGAACACGTCCCAGGAGTACCTGGACAGGTTCTACGACCGCTTCGACGACGTGAAGAGCAGGAAATGGGACGGCATGATCATAACAGGGGCCCCGGTGGAGAACATAGACTTCGAGGAGGTCGACTATTGGGACGAACTGTGCCAGATCATGGAATGGTCGAAGAAGAACGTCTTCTCCACCCTGCACATATGCTGGGGGGCGCAGGCGGGACTCAACTACCACTACGGCATCCCCAAATATCCCCTCGAGTCCAAGATGTCGGGGGTCTTCGCCCACAAGGCGATCGTCAGGGACGACCCCCTCCTGAGAGGGTGCGACGACATCTTCTGGTTCCCCCACTCGAGACATACCGAGGTCAGGGCAGAGGACATCATAAGGAACCCCCATCTCCACATCATCGCCGTCTCGGACGAGGCCGGGGTGGGGATAGTCGTAAGCGAGAATTCCGGACAGGTGTTCGTTACAGGACACATGGAGTACGACGCCAAGACCCTGTCGTACGAATACTACAGGGACCTGGGAAAGGGCATGAACCCCCACATACCGTACCATTACTTCCCGGACGACGACCCCTCGAAGGACCCGGTCATGAACTGGAGGAGCACGGCCAACCTGATCTTCACCAACTGGCTCAATTACTATGTGTACCAGAGGGTGCCGTACGACATCAACGAGATCGGAAAGGACAGTGAGTGA
- a CDS encoding DUF5685 family protein produces the protein MFGYTVPLYSRMPSPERAAYQKYYCETCHQLKAGFGLVSTATVNYDMTFNTIVLNAVAGDVQEFEGTPKSVRCVFRGPKADSDIFRKMAAYTVLLTKWELVDDRTDKPSVKTDLIDLTLGRAISKAESMYPEYDGIVGRGFGRLRDMELDGCSDAVRMGKEFGKALTEPLSDIAGDSDFPELRSLFTDLTAAVYVMDAIDDLEDDFMDGTYNPFLQECTDFRNRDEYVRKNLYGLTGLVNGVIGDLQRDYSAVRRHMRSMTGVTDNIVYLGVPESAKNAVAGRSAAKMSVKNALDLRKKRTSTY, from the coding sequence ATGTTCGGTTACACCGTCCCGTTATACTCGCGCATGCCGTCCCCGGAACGTGCTGCGTACCAGAAATACTACTGCGAGACCTGCCATCAGCTGAAGGCCGGTTTCGGTCTGGTCAGTACGGCGACGGTCAACTACGACATGACATTCAATACCATCGTCCTCAACGCCGTGGCCGGGGATGTACAGGAGTTCGAAGGAACCCCCAAATCCGTCCGGTGCGTATTCCGCGGACCGAAGGCGGACTCGGACATCTTCCGGAAGATGGCCGCATACACCGTCCTCCTCACGAAATGGGAGCTGGTGGACGACAGGACCGACAAACCGTCCGTCAAGACCGACCTGATAGACCTGACGCTCGGAAGGGCGATATCCAAGGCGGAGTCGATGTATCCGGAATACGACGGGATCGTAGGCAGGGGGTTCGGGCGTCTCCGCGACATGGAACTGGACGGGTGCAGCGACGCCGTAAGGATGGGGAAGGAGTTCGGAAAGGCCCTGACGGAGCCCCTCAGCGACATAGCCGGCGATTCGGACTTCCCGGAACTCAGGTCCCTGTTCACCGACCTCACCGCCGCCGTCTACGTGATGGACGCCATAGACGACCTGGAGGACGACTTCATGGACGGGACCTACAACCCGTTCCTGCAGGAGTGCACGGACTTCAGAAACCGCGACGAGTACGTGAGGAAGAACCTCTACGGGCTGACGGGTCTGGTGAACGGGGTGATCGGTGACCTGCAGAGGGATTATTCCGCGGTGAGAAGACACATGAGGTCCATGACGGGCGTCACGGACAACATCGTGTATCTCGGCGTACCGGAATCGGCCAAGAACGCCGTGGCGGGAAGGAGCGCGGCCAAGATGAGCGTGAAGAACGCCCTGGACCTGAGGAAGAAAAGGACATCCACTTACTGA
- a CDS encoding MFS transporter, producing MGDSAYTDSDRKHLLACTVSGAFITPLMSTMMNLALMFIGDEFSVGSHDLGYVNTMFLLGSVIAMVPSARLASIYGMRKVFLLGLVITGVTSFLAMLSPGFAFFVAMRFAIGFGSAMIGVTSIAMLTYVFPRERRGWAIGINTTSVYIGLSLGPTIGGLVSDAVGWRACFVIVLALVIVSLFFVSNFRKEVTPTPEEAMDWKGSVLWSVSVFVLMFGVINITSGLAAGMVVAGLGLFLVTVWYLRRCGSPVLNLRLFGIRMFSRSSVAAFMNYGASYSVAFFMSLYLQSIGALTASQAGALMLVQPAVQVLLTARMGALSDRMGDKRILPTLGMLIVSFGVAMFLFLGTEFSLPYVVLMMLIIGVGMGIFSSPNTSVIMSSVPGKYRGEASGVVSVVRQTGMMVSMSIAMASIAVIMGSTDNLGPSTYGDFVDTIRLAFSICLGMCVVGILCSWFRGSTDEECLKSI from the coding sequence ATGGGGGACTCGGCGTATACGGATTCGGACAGGAAGCACCTTTTGGCATGTACGGTCTCCGGTGCGTTCATAACCCCTCTGATGAGCACGATGATGAACCTCGCGCTCATGTTCATAGGCGACGAGTTCTCCGTCGGATCCCACGACCTCGGATACGTCAACACGATGTTCCTCCTCGGCTCCGTGATAGCCATGGTCCCCTCCGCAAGGCTGGCCAGCATCTACGGGATGAGGAAGGTGTTCCTTCTGGGTCTCGTCATAACGGGCGTCACCTCGTTCCTTGCGATGCTGAGTCCCGGTTTCGCATTCTTCGTGGCCATGCGTTTCGCCATAGGGTTCGGGTCGGCCATGATCGGGGTGACGTCCATCGCCATGCTCACCTACGTGTTCCCTCGGGAGCGGCGCGGATGGGCCATAGGCATCAACACGACCTCGGTGTACATAGGTCTCTCCCTTGGACCCACGATCGGGGGCCTGGTGTCGGACGCCGTCGGGTGGAGGGCGTGTTTTGTCATAGTGCTGGCACTCGTCATCGTCTCCCTGTTCTTCGTATCCAACTTCAGAAAGGAGGTCACGCCCACGCCGGAGGAGGCCATGGATTGGAAGGGATCGGTCCTCTGGTCCGTATCCGTGTTCGTTCTGATGTTCGGCGTCATAAACATCACCTCGGGTCTCGCCGCAGGCATGGTGGTCGCAGGACTGGGACTGTTCCTGGTGACCGTATGGTATCTGCGGAGGTGCGGCAGTCCCGTCCTCAACCTCCGTCTCTTCGGGATAAGGATGTTCAGCAGGTCGAGTGTGGCGGCGTTCATGAACTACGGCGCCTCCTACTCCGTGGCGTTCTTCATGTCCCTGTATCTCCAGAGCATCGGGGCCCTGACCGCCTCGCAGGCGGGGGCCCTCATGCTCGTGCAGCCCGCCGTGCAGGTCCTCCTCACCGCCAGGATGGGTGCCCTCTCGGACAGGATGGGGGACAAGCGCATACTGCCCACCCTCGGTATGCTGATCGTCAGTTTCGGTGTCGCCATGTTCCTCTTCCTGGGGACCGAGTTCTCGCTGCCCTATGTGGTGCTGATGATGCTCATCATAGGCGTCGGCATGGGGATATTCTCGTCTCCCAACACCTCCGTCATAATGTCGTCCGTCCCGGGCAAGTACCGGGGGGAGGCGTCGGGCGTCGTATCCGTCGTACGTCAGACCGGGATGATGGTCTCGATGAGCATAGCCATGGCCTCCATAGCGGTCATAATGGGGTCCACGGACAATCTGGGACCTTCCACCTACGGCGACTTCGTCGACACCATTCGCCTCGCATTCTCCATCTGTCTCGGCATGTGCGTGGTGGGGATCCTGTGTTCCTGGTTCAGAGGGAGTACGGATGAGGAATGCCTTAAATCGATTTGA
- a CDS encoding radical SAM/SPASM domain-containing protein, with product MSRFLSVIIKPTLACNMGCRHCYHTPEERSSGGRISFERLEKLFRLVSEEYDGAWFIWHGGEPLTLPFSFFKKAIELQEKYFGTGKVGNTIQTNGLALDNRMVKFCKEKMINIGISHEGPCADILRHDGRRIEDLIVGLSDKERAFAVSATISKESQSRQAEIYDHFNGIGASISMVPVIPAGCAAKNPGLVPDPDEYIRGSIEVFDKWFNDPDARIPLAPHYLYVLTALGDPQPSDCAHTSCLTKWVCIYPNGDLYPCAKACPEEFRMCSIDGISHMSDAFRTDGFARMLKGSIERRAKCQSCDIYDYCQGGCSIDAYYQCGIGNRDGDSCRIYRDVFRHVKKEVDAVISEKKDLSRLNPMVRDAILGKLVNPMINGV from the coding sequence ATGAGCCGCTTCCTTTCGGTCATAATAAAACCCACCCTTGCCTGCAACATGGGGTGCAGGCATTGCTATCACACCCCCGAGGAGAGATCCTCGGGAGGTAGGATCTCTTTTGAAAGGTTGGAGAAGTTATTCCGTCTTGTATCCGAGGAGTACGACGGAGCATGGTTCATATGGCACGGCGGGGAGCCCCTTACGCTCCCGTTCTCTTTCTTCAAGAAAGCCATAGAACTCCAGGAGAAGTATTTCGGCACGGGTAAGGTGGGAAACACCATCCAGACCAACGGTCTCGCCTTGGATAACAGGATGGTGAAGTTCTGTAAGGAGAAGATGATAAACATCGGTATCTCCCACGAAGGTCCGTGTGCCGACATCCTGAGGCATGACGGCCGCAGGATAGAGGACCTCATCGTCGGTCTGAGCGACAAGGAGAGGGCATTCGCCGTCAGCGCCACCATCTCCAAGGAGAGCCAGTCGAGACAGGCCGAGATCTACGATCATTTCAACGGGATAGGGGCGTCCATCAGCATGGTCCCGGTCATCCCGGCAGGATGCGCCGCGAAGAACCCCGGACTCGTCCCCGATCCGGACGAGTATATACGCGGCAGCATAGAGGTCTTCGACAAGTGGTTCAACGACCCGGACGCTAGGATACCTCTCGCTCCCCATTATCTGTACGTCCTCACGGCCCTCGGAGACCCGCAGCCGTCCGACTGCGCCCACACCTCATGTCTTACCAAATGGGTCTGCATCTATCCCAACGGCGACCTGTATCCCTGTGCCAAGGCCTGTCCGGAGGAGTTCCGCATGTGCAGCATCGACGGGATATCGCACATGTCGGACGCATTCCGTACGGACGGGTTCGCGAGGATGCTCAAGGGCTCCATAGAGAGGAGGGCCAAGTGCCAGTCCTGCGATATCTACGACTACTGTCAGGGCGGCTGCAGCATCGATGCGTATTATCAGTGCGGTATAGGGAACCGCGACGGGGACTCCTGCCGCATATACCGCGACGTGTTCCGTCACGTGAAGAAAGAGGTCGATGCGGTCATATCGGAGAAGAAGGACCTCTCCAGACTCAATCCGATGGTGAGGGACGCCATACTCGGTAAGCTCGTCAACCCCATGATAAACGGGGTATGA
- a CDS encoding Rid family detoxifying hydrolase, which translates to MTDTVNTDKAPMAVGPYSQAIVAGNMVFTAGEIPVDPRTGEIPETIEKQTELALCNVWAVLKAAGVKEDGAVSVTVYLTDIEDFGKVNLVYAEHFRQPFPARSCVQVAALPKGVKIMVSAIGVRE; encoded by the coding sequence ATGACGGATACTGTGAACACGGACAAGGCCCCGATGGCCGTAGGGCCGTATTCCCAGGCGATCGTAGCCGGGAACATGGTCTTCACGGCGGGGGAGATACCCGTAGACCCCAGGACGGGGGAGATACCGGAGACCATCGAGAAGCAGACCGAACTGGCACTCTGCAACGTATGGGCCGTCCTGAAAGCCGCCGGCGTGAAGGAGGACGGGGCCGTCTCGGTGACGGTCTACCTTACCGACATCGAGGACTTCGGCAAGGTCAACCTCGTCTATGCCGAGCACTTCAGACAGCCTTTCCCGGCCAGGTCCTGCGTCCAGGTGGCGGCCCTGCCGAAAGGCGTGAAGATAATGGTCAGCGCCATAGGCGTCAGGGAGTGA
- a CDS encoding PHP domain-containing protein, whose amino-acid sequence MERMGKADTHVHTDYSGFNSLGLMSFPESVIDPAKQVDDARRRGLDVLCITDHNEVAGGILAQKYAKKFDDIDVVVGDEVMTDQGEVIGLWLTEKLKKWLSPEEAVDIIHEQGGLAIAPHPFSVHVDGMQEKIFDLPIEGFEVINGGHPDPYSNYLAQCIMDRHPGKWAATSGSDAHSLFTAGYNWTEFEGRTEDDLRKAILRKKTVPVGTPAPVLGQVQWSMEVVWGGQKLMYKALRGKLPEVENNSLIHKINSISDIKKATGIVAGFAYEFPLTNMLATLLSVSFLKRRAKKAMRNIDERIANIDRIIAEKEAAAGDGSE is encoded by the coding sequence ATGGAAAGGATGGGAAAGGCTGACACCCATGTCCATACGGACTATTCCGGATTCAACAGTCTGGGACTGATGAGTTTTCCGGAGTCCGTCATCGATCCGGCGAAACAGGTGGACGATGCCAGGAGAAGAGGGCTCGACGTCCTCTGCATCACCGACCACAACGAGGTCGCAGGAGGGATCCTGGCACAGAAATACGCCAAGAAGTTCGATGACATCGACGTGGTGGTCGGCGACGAGGTCATGACCGACCAAGGAGAGGTCATAGGCCTCTGGCTGACAGAGAAACTGAAGAAATGGCTGTCTCCGGAAGAGGCCGTGGACATCATACACGAACAGGGAGGTCTGGCCATCGCACCCCACCCGTTCAGTGTCCATGTGGACGGTATGCAGGAGAAGATATTCGATCTCCCCATAGAGGGGTTCGAAGTCATCAACGGCGGACACCCCGACCCGTACTCCAACTATCTGGCACAATGCATCATGGACAGGCATCCCGGGAAATGGGCCGCCACATCCGGATCGGATGCACATTCGCTTTTCACGGCCGGATACAATTGGACGGAATTCGAAGGAAGGACCGAGGACGACCTGAGGAAGGCCATCCTCCGCAAGAAGACCGTCCCCGTGGGGACCCCCGCACCGGTGCTGGGACAGGTCCAATGGAGCATGGAGGTCGTGTGGGGAGGGCAGAAGCTGATGTACAAGGCCCTCAGGGGAAAACTCCCCGAGGTCGAGAACAACTCCCTGATCCACAAGATCAACTCCATATCCGATATCAAGAAGGCCACCGGCATCGTGGCCGGATTCGCGTACGAGTTCCCGCTCACGAACATGCTGGCCACCCTCCTGAGCGTATCCTTCCTGAAAAGAAGGGCGAAGAAGGCCATGAGGAACATCGACGAGCGTATAGCGAACATAGACCGCATCATAGCCGAGAAGGAGGCCGCGGCCGGTGACGGGTCCGAGTGA
- a CDS encoding Bsu YqfO NIF3/CutA domain protein — protein MTGPSEVYGIGVDVPASHLEMLMDAIDGVMEPVYPGYRRSFRYFPVKGTWKTEEGSHPFIGKVGEISVEDEVRLEFVVGKEDLERVLETIDRIHPYEEPAVDVVPQIGWRSLIRPSP, from the coding sequence GTGACGGGTCCGAGTGAGGTCTACGGCATCGGGGTGGATGTGCCGGCATCCCACCTGGAGATGCTGATGGACGCCATAGACGGTGTCATGGAACCCGTCTACCCCGGATACCGCCGCTCCTTCCGCTACTTCCCGGTCAAAGGGACCTGGAAGACGGAGGAGGGGTCCCATCCGTTCATAGGGAAGGTCGGGGAGATATCCGTGGAGGACGAGGTCCGTCTGGAATTCGTGGTCGGAAAAGAAGACCTGGAAAGAGTTTTGGAAACGATAGACAGGATACACCCTTACGAGGAACCGGCCGTAGACGTGGTCCCTCAGATAGGGTGGAGGTCCCTCATTCGTCCTTCTCCTTGA
- a CDS encoding MFS transporter: MFGNIRTDERHTVRACYTAYVIQAIIVTFAPLLFITFSDEFSLSLERITLLTTVNFSVQLLFDLVCDPIVRRLGYRTTMVLSHAVMAAGLVCMAFLADIMPDPYVGLLVSVVVYASGGGLSQILVNPIIVSCSKDSRGGALSMVHSMFCWGQVVVVLASTLFFAAFGTKDWRLLALLWAAVPAANMLYFMLVPIDEPGAHPERKRMSYRSLTSQPLFWLFIVLMVCSGACEHAMSQWASAFAESALGVSKTVGDLSGLCAFAVCMGAARTLYGKWNGRIDLWRMMIGSAVLCTACFAMAAFSPWPAFALLGCAVCGFSVGIFWPGTFHIAGTAIPAGGTAMYALLSLAGDIGCAGGPTVVGFVAEAFGDDLKIGLAIAVVFPLLMMAGLMAAKRKVGMGDGTDGS; the protein is encoded by the coding sequence ATGTTCGGGAACATAAGGACGGACGAGAGACACACGGTGAGGGCATGTTACACCGCCTACGTGATCCAGGCGATCATCGTCACGTTCGCCCCGCTCCTGTTCATCACGTTCTCGGACGAATTCTCGCTTTCTCTGGAGAGGATAACCCTCCTCACCACCGTGAACTTCTCCGTACAGCTCCTGTTCGACCTCGTATGCGACCCGATCGTCAGGAGACTGGGGTACAGGACCACCATGGTGCTGTCCCATGCGGTGATGGCGGCAGGGCTCGTCTGCATGGCGTTCCTGGCGGACATCATGCCGGATCCGTACGTCGGCCTGCTGGTCTCCGTGGTCGTATACGCATCCGGGGGAGGATTGTCCCAGATCCTCGTAAACCCCATAATCGTGTCGTGCTCTAAGGACAGCAGAGGAGGGGCCCTGTCCATGGTCCATTCCATGTTCTGCTGGGGTCAGGTGGTCGTCGTCCTCGCCTCCACCCTGTTCTTCGCGGCGTTCGGTACGAAGGACTGGAGACTCCTGGCACTTCTGTGGGCGGCGGTCCCGGCGGCCAACATGCTCTACTTCATGCTCGTACCGATAGACGAGCCGGGGGCGCATCCGGAAAGGAAGAGGATGTCCTACAGGTCCCTGACGTCGCAGCCGCTCTTCTGGCTGTTCATCGTCCTGATGGTCTGCTCCGGAGCCTGCGAACATGCGATGAGCCAGTGGGCGTCGGCATTCGCGGAATCCGCCCTCGGGGTGAGCAAGACCGTGGGGGACCTGTCGGGACTGTGCGCGTTCGCAGTATGCATGGGTGCGGCGAGGACGCTTTACGGAAAATGGAATGGAAGGATAGACCTCTGGAGGATGATGATCGGAAGCGCCGTCCTGTGCACCGCATGCTTCGCCATGGCGGCCTTCTCCCCCTGGCCTGCGTTCGCCCTCCTCGGATGCGCCGTATGCGGATTCTCCGTGGGGATATTCTGGCCCGGGACGTTCCACATAGCAGGTACGGCCATACCGGCGGGCGGGACGGCCATGTACGCCCTCCTGTCCCTGGCAGGGGACATAGGATGCGCCGGAGGACCAACGGTGGTCGGATTCGTGGCCGAGGCCTTCGGAGACGACCTGAAGATAGGGCTCGCGATAGCCGTGGTGTTCCCGCTGCTGATGATGGCCGGTCTCATGGCCGCCAAGAGGAAGGTCGGCATGGGGGATGGGACCGACGGGTCATGA
- a CDS encoding cation diffusion facilitator family transporter, with protein MDKAKMEAARRNYNFQKVIAAVGFILMSGKFLAYYITGSVAILTDAMESIVNVVAGVIGLYALYLTMKPADDSHPYGHGKIELISSSIEGSMISIAGALIILESVDRFLHPSDINSLDIGLVIVAVAALVNFVMGYTAIRMGRSTNSVALEASGKHLCSDTYSSVGILLGLGIVYAGNALGYDLGIFDPIMALIFGAVIVVTGVRVLLKSMNGIMDSADIEVLRVVTRCINHERDENVIDVHHLRVVRYGSSVHVDAHMTVPGRLTVEEVEKIVDRFSKAIKDQLGDDVDITFMAESCDNMFCRYCQDEGCDHRAVGFVDIKYLGIDTVIKNDTHYLKAVRGRNERISDTKDEGKSGE; from the coding sequence ATGGACAAGGCTAAGATGGAGGCCGCGAGGCGCAACTACAATTTCCAGAAGGTCATCGCGGCAGTCGGATTCATCCTGATGTCCGGGAAGTTCCTGGCATACTACATCACCGGTTCGGTGGCCATCCTGACGGACGCCATGGAGAGTATAGTCAACGTGGTCGCGGGGGTCATCGGCCTCTACGCATTGTACCTCACCATGAAGCCCGCCGACGATTCCCATCCCTACGGACACGGGAAGATCGAGCTCATCTCATCGTCCATAGAGGGGAGCATGATCTCCATCGCCGGTGCCCTGATAATCCTGGAATCCGTGGACAGGTTCCTCCATCCGTCCGACATAAACTCGCTGGACATCGGATTGGTCATCGTCGCCGTCGCCGCACTGGTCAACTTCGTCATGGGGTACACGGCCATAAGGATGGGCAGGTCCACCAATTCGGTAGCCCTCGAGGCCAGTGGCAAGCATCTCTGCAGCGACACATATTCTTCCGTCGGGATCCTTCTCGGTCTAGGCATAGTGTATGCCGGGAATGCATTGGGATACGATCTGGGTATTTTCGATCCCATCATGGCTTTGATCTTCGGTGCCGTCATCGTGGTGACGGGTGTCCGCGTCCTGCTGAAATCCATGAACGGCATCATGGACAGTGCGGACATAGAGGTCCTGAGGGTCGTCACCCGCTGCATCAACCACGAGAGGGACGAGAACGTCATCGACGTCCATCATCTGAGGGTCGTCAGATACGGGTCGTCCGTCCACGTGGATGCCCACATGACCGTCCCCGGACGTCTGACCGTGGAAGAGGTCGAGAAGATAGTCGACCGCTTCTCCAAAGCCATCAAGGACCAGCTGGGCGACGATGTGGACATAACGTTCATGGCGGAGTCCTGCGACAACATGTTCTGCAGATACTGTCAGGACGAGGGTTGCGACCACCGTGCCGTCGGTTTCGTGGACATAAAATATCTGGGTATCGACACGGTCATCAAGAACGACACCCATTATCTCAAGGCCGTGCGCGGAAGGAACGAGCGCATATCGGATACCAAGGATGAAGGGAAGAGCGGCGAATGA
- the cysK gene encoding cysteine synthase A, with the protein MAIYRSLTEAIGNTPLVRLNRIAPAGSEVYVKIEGKNPGGSIKDRAVLSMINDAEARGLLRQGGTIIEPTSGNTGIAIAMISAARGYRCVLVMPDTMSKERQAYMKAYGAELVLTPGKLGMKGTLDKTEELLKATPGSISLGQFDNPANILAHRSTTGREILADLPDVDYVVAGFGTGGTISGIGWALKDAGSDAKTIAVEPAESALVTSGQAGPHKIQGIGANFVPKNLDRSVISEIRTVKGQDAIDTTKRLAREEGIFAGISAGANVFMALEVAKENPGKKIVAILPDGGDKYVSMGIFD; encoded by the coding sequence ATGGCAATATACAGATCGCTCACCGAGGCTATAGGCAACACGCCTCTCGTAAGGCTCAACAGGATCGCTCCCGCAGGAAGCGAGGTATACGTGAAGATCGAGGGGAAGAACCCCGGAGGATCCATAAAGGACCGCGCCGTCCTCTCCATGATCAACGATGCGGAGGCCAGGGGACTCCTGAGACAAGGAGGGACCATCATCGAACCCACCTCCGGAAACACCGGCATCGCCATCGCCATGATATCGGCCGCCCGCGGATACAGGTGCGTCCTCGTCATGCCCGACACCATGTCCAAGGAGAGGCAGGCGTACATGAAGGCCTACGGTGCGGAGCTCGTCCTCACCCCCGGAAAACTCGGGATGAAGGGGACCCTCGACAAGACCGAGGAGCTCCTGAAGGCCACCCCGGGATCCATCAGCCTCGGACAGTTCGACAACCCCGCGAACATCCTCGCCCACAGATCCACGACCGGAAGGGAGATCCTTGCGGACCTGCCCGACGTGGACTATGTGGTGGCCGGATTCGGGACCGGAGGGACCATCTCCGGGATCGGTTGGGCACTGAAAGACGCCGGGTCGGACGCCAAGACGATAGCTGTGGAGCCTGCCGAGAGCGCACTCGTGACGTCCGGACAGGCAGGACCCCACAAGATCCAGGGCATCGGAGCGAACTTCGTACCCAAGAACCTCGACAGGAGCGTCATCTCCGAGATCAGGACCGTGAAGGGTCAGGATGCCATCGACACGACCAAGCGCCTCGCCAGGGAGGAGGGCATATTCGCAGGGATCTCCGCAGGCGCCAACGTCTTCATGGCATTGGAGGTCGCCAAAGAGAATCCCGGCAAGAAGATCGTCGCCATCCTGCCGGACGGCGGCGACAAGTATGTGAGCATGGGGATCTTCGACTGA